The sequence AATTCTTTGTCATTTGCTCATTTACACCCATGACAGGTCTCATATAGTAGGTAAGTGTAAGCTTCCTTGCTTCCTTAGAGTTGTTTTTCAGTTTTAGCAAGTTAACTTTAACACTGTCATTACGAGGTACGAACATGGTTAATTCCTGGTGGATTCCGTAACTATCATGGGAAAAAATTGAATAACCCATACCATGTTTAACAGTGTAACTATTATTTTCTCTAATTGGTAGAGCTGTTGGTGTAAACAACTTTCCTGTTTCGTCATCCCGAATATATATAACTTCTTCTGGGGGATCTGATACGGGGTCATTAGACCAAGGGGTTAACTTATTTTCCCTACTGTTTTCTGCCCAAGTAAACCCTGCTCCACTTTCAGACACCTGAAATCCAAATTTCTCATTGGAAATTACATTTATCCATGGTGCTGGTGTCTTCTTACCTTCTTTAAGCCTTATAATATACTCTAGGCCATCATGGGAAAAACCTCCATAGCCATTATAAAACTCTGTGTTTAGTGGTTCATCATAGCTCTGATAGCTTTCATCCTTTTGTTTAAATTCCATTGGCGGCTTCTCTTGTTCAATTATTGGTGATTCTATCTGCTTACTTAATGGCCCACCATCAGCATGAATTATAATTTTAGCCACTGTGTAAAGAAGTGTTTTATCTTCTTGGGGTATCTGCCCTCCGTTTTTGATAAATACCCCACCTGGAACATCTAGTATGTGTTTTCCATGACTGGTTGCAATTATGTCATTTAGCATGCGTTGAAGGGGTTGCAGGTAGCTATTTTCGTCTTCATTTAGTACAACAAAATCAACTTTTAGTCCCTTGGCAGACCAATATTCATGGGCCTTTAGTAGATTCTGAAATACGTCTATGTCCTCAGTCTTTTTTATGGAAAGTAGTACTATTGGCAAATCACCGGAGATTCCATAGCTCCATAAGGCAGACTGATTTTTTTTGTTGTTACTTATTATGTCACGGTATTTCTCTTTGGTGGGACTTTGATAGATCAAAGAAGAAATCATGTCTTGATATACTTTTAACTCTTTAGGCTTAATGTCTAAATAGGCCATTTCTACCTGGCTTTTTGTATATGCAAGTTCAAATCCCCTCTCAACTGTTTGTTCATCCTTGTATTTTTTAGATAGTTCTATGGCTTCTTGTCTATCTTCACCAACACCTGTTACAAAATGTATTATTATAGATTGACCTGCTGGTATGCGAACAGTTTTCCTTAAGCTCAGTATTGGGTCTAAAACTATACCCGCTGAGTTTGATAGAGGCTTATACAGAGCATCTGCGCTTTTTAAGGTATTCCCTCGTCCTATGAAGTTGCCCCTCATTGTTTCATATTGAGTAACTCCTATGGAATTTCCATTTATACTTACACTATGAAATCCCCAGTTGGTATCTTTGCCTTCTTCCCTAGGTCGCCTGGATGCTAGAAGAGTTTCATACTCTGATAGGTACTCCGTTCTCACAAACAGGTTGCTAAATGTGGGGTGTGCCAAATCAGCTGCATGGTTGCCTAATACCGTTTCCATGAAACTTGTTATTTCAAGGGTCACTTCTGTTGTTTCATGGTTTGATAGGGTAACCTTGCGTATTTCCACATTATCTTCTGAGGATATGGTAACCTCTGTCTTTGTTGTTATGTTCTCATCATAACGCTGATACTCAACTTTATCTTGATAAAACTTTACTTTATAGCTATCACCTTCGTCCAATAGTGGTTCAAAGGTGTTTGACCAAACTTTGTCAGAATTTGCTTTTTTAATAATTATATAGGTTCCATGTTTACCTAATATACTATCTTCCCTCCAACGGGTAATTTGTATATCGTTACATTTACTGTATCCACCACCTCGTTCAGTGATCATAACAGAATATCTGCCATTTGAGAGTATGTGACACTTTGGCAAAACAGGCTCTATACCCTCATATTTACGAACAAGCTCTTGTGGTTTTTCTGTATATATTGGAACAGTGTCCTCTACTTCCTTAAATTCTTTAGTTACAATTGCCCGTAGGGGAATTTTCTCTTGTAACAACAATTCTCCTGCCCTAATCAAAGGATTACCATGGAACCTTTTTTGTAAAATATTATCATTTAAAAAGTTGTCCAAAGCCATCAAAATCATTCCTTGATGGTGAGCCATAAAACTTTTTACAATTTTCTTGTCTGATCCATGAACTAGTACCCTGGCAGGTGTATAATCAACTGCCTCGTACAATCCATAGGTCCCCTCAAGACCTTGCTCTATAAGTGATGTAAGATTATCTAAGCTTCCCTTAGGGTCAATGGATATTCCTAGTATTGTTGAATAAGGAGAAACTACCATATCATTTGACAGACCTCTTTTTAGCCCAAGATCTGGTATGCCGAATGCTCTGTATTGGTAATTTAACAGCATATCAAAGGTGTAATACCCAGATTCTGAGACACCCCAAGGATTTTTTCTTTTTTCACCATATTTTTTTTGTGCCATCACTACACCTTTATATGATTCTTCCATCAATGTATGTGTATAGTTTTTCATTAGGAGATTAGGCATAAAATACTCAAACATGGTTCCTGTCCATGATACTAAGGACCTGAAACCTTCTACCACTGTTAGGCCTCTTCCTAGTTTAAACCAGTGTTTTTTGGGTATCTCTCCCTTGGCAATGGCTATGTAGCTAGTTGTTCTGGCCTCTGAAGCTAGTAGATCATAGTAGGAATTTGTTAACCTTTCTTCCTCTACATTATAGCCTATGGAAAAAAGGTTTCTTTTTTTATCATAAAGATGCCTAAAATCTGTGTTCTCAATAATACTATCAATCCTTTGTACTAGACTATCCCTTTGCTGTTCTAAGTCATAAATTTTAACGATAGTTCTCTGTGCAGATTCTTTAAGGGTTACGAGTTTTTCGTCTTGTTTATTTTTTTCTATCTTTACTATTTGGGTAATGATATCCTTGTAGATTTCCTTTAAATGGCTTAATGAAATGCTTTTATTTAATTGCTGCAACGACTCGTGAATCTTTTTATACTCACTATAATCTTCAAACAACGTATCAGGAAGGAGCTGAGTTACTTCTTCCTTAAAACCAACTAAGCTTTCATTGTATTTTTGTTGCCACAGCCCTTCTTCTTCAGTGCCAAGTAGACCCTGTATAATTTCTTTATACTCCCTTGGGTCTATATCACTTTGTTTTACATTAAATAGATGTTTTATATCATGTTCTGCATTTGCTAGGACTGCCGTGTCTCTGATACCTAAGATATTGTTATATGTAAAAATCTTATCATTGGACAAATCCTTTAGGCCTTCCTTTAGTGTGATTAGATAACTGATAAAGTTGCCATTGTCCACTGTAGAAACATAGGATGGTCGTAACACCTCAAGGGTAGATGTCTCATACCAGTTGTAAAGATGCCCTTTCCATGTTTCTAACCTATCAACAGTGTCCAAGGTGTTGTTAACTCGGATCAATGTATCGCCATGGGTTATATAACCGAAATCTTTAGCTGCAAGTATACCCATGAACATACAACCTATATTAGTAGGAGATGTTCTTTGAGCAATTCCCCTAGGGGGATAAACCTGATAATTATCAGGGGGGAGATAATTATTAAAGGCATTGCCAAAATCGTCATAATATCCCCAAGTCTTTCTAGCAATTCTCCTTAGGTTTTCTGTGTCATGGTCTGTTAGCTTATATTTATCCCTTTTAATCCCTTGACTTGTTTTATATGCTGCAAAAGGTGCAAATAGCCATACAACACATATGGGTAGCGCCCAAAATGTATTTGCTGCAGTTATTATAAGGGTGGCTCCTAAAACAATCATGGTAAGGAATATACCTGACTTCATTCTCTTGATATAGCTACCTAAATCATTTTGCAGGTTTTTTTCAGCATCTGCAGCTGTAACCCATTCAAGCATTTTCCTCTTGGAAAAACAAACCCTATATAGTGTGCGGCAAATTGCATCCGCCAACATGTAACTTTGATATGGCAGAAAAACAAAGTTTAACAGTACTTGATACCATAAAGCTGTCACACCGTAAAATTTCCTTACATTATTTTTTACATATCCCACTTGATTTTGTCCTACTTTAAAATACTCAAAGGTATTTAAAATAGCAGGGAAAAATAAAGTTAGTAACCCTAGTAATATGGGTATCCACACATGATTGTCCAAGAAAATCATACATAAGGAAATTAACGAAAAAACAAGAACTGGTACTAGGCTCCTCCTTAGGTTGTCTGCAATTTTCCATTTAGATAGAGCAGAAAGGGGATTTTTTTCCTTCTTATTTTCTCTTGTTTTTACTTTACTGAACAGCCAAGGGGCAAGCTGCCAGTCACCCCTCACCCATCTGTGTAAGCGCATACTATATGAACTAAACTTAGCTGGGTAACCATCAACTAATTCAACATCTGTAACTAAGCCTGCTCGAAGATATGACCCCTCAAGTAAATCATGGCTTAAGATGGCATTTTCAGGCATGGAATTATGTAAAGCCCTTGAAAATGTCCTTATGTCATATATTCCTTTACCTGTGAATATGCCTTCTGAAAACAAGTCTTGATAAATATCAGAGCTGGCTGTGGTATATGGATCAATACCCCCTTGACCTGCGTAAATCTTAGTAAATAGTGTTTTATTTGCACTTTCCAAATCTACACTGATTCGCGGCTGAATCAATCCATGCCCCTCTGTTACAATTCCTTTTTCTTCATCAAATACTGGCCTATTTAATGGATGTGAAATTATACCCACCATTTTTTTTGCTGTTTCAATGGGCAAGTTTGTATCTGCATCTAGTGTAAGGATATATTTTATATTCTGTGGGGGACTAGATGAAGTGATGTAGTATGATGTTTTTTGATCTCCAAGGAATAGGTTGTTAAGCTCTTGTAATGCTCCTCTTTTACGTTCCCAGCCCATCCATCTTTTTTGTTTTTCACTGAATTGCCTTTTACGGAGGAAAAAATAAAATCTATTATCCCCTGACGCTGTTGGATATCTTTTATTCAAGTCCTTTATACCTTTTAATGCAATTTCTATAAGCCTATTATCACCTTTTTCTTTTTCCTGCTTGGAGTCCTTAAAGTCTCCAACGAGGGCAAAGTAAAGATTTTCTTCCTTGTTCCCTTGATAATGTACCTCTAACTGGTCTAATAATTCTTGTACTCTGCTTTCGCTAGGTAGTAGTGTGGGCACCACAACAAAGGTACTACTATCTTTAGGTATGCCCGTCTTCATCTCCAGCCTTGGGAGCATTTTCGGTGGATTAATCTTCAGCATTATATAGTTTACTAGATGAACTGCCACATCACTAAAAGGGATTACCAACAGCATTGTGAGTGTTGCACCTATTAAGATGTTGTTAGTTATGGTACCTATTAAAAAGCCTGTAGCTAAGGGAAACAAAATAGCAATAAGTAGTATTGGTGTTAGGTAGTACCCTAGGGTTTTATCTGTAGGTTTGTAAAGGTTCTTTCTGTCCAAACTGCTCAATAACTCTTCTTTCCCTTTATCTAGAAGATAATAACCAACATGGGCTTTTTTTTCTCTATTTCCTTGTTGATAATACTTATTTGCTAAGTCTAGTGCCATTTGGGCTACTTTTGTTTCAGAACGCTTTGTCAGTATGGATAATTTCTCAACTTGAATCCTATAGTAATCCCTAGATTCAAAGTCCATCAGTTTATAAATGTTCAATGGATCTTTACTTAGAGTTTTCTCAACGATATTAATGCTTTCAAAAACATCATTCCAATCAAGGGTCGAAACAGTATTTAAACTGATTATGGAGTTACCTATGGAAATTTTTCTAGTAGCCTGATCGTGATGTTCAAATTCAATGATTTCCTTTATAGAGGTATTTACCTCAGATAGCTTTTTACTAAGATAGCTTACAACATCCCCTGTTTCTGTTTCTGCTCTTCTAAGTTGTCTGAGGAGGTGCTCCACAAAGGAGGAGTTTATATTTTCACTATACTCTAAGTTCTCTTTAAGATATTTAATTATTTCGTTAGGCTCTTTTTCAGCTAAATCTTCTGCTAATTGCCAATATCCTTGATTTGTATAAATTTTTTCACATATCAAGCTTATGTTTTTGACTAAAGCAATTCTAGCCATAAGAGAAATAGACCATATCTCAGCTATGGATAACACCCTTTGGGTTTGATAGGATTTTATAAATTTTATCAGACTTTCTTCTTCAATATTTCCATCGGTGTGGGATATGTAGTCTAAAATTATAGCGTAAACCCTAGGGTAGCCCTTATATAATCCCCTACGTATTGTATAAAGTTTCATGAACCTATCTTTAAGTAAACTTAGTCTTACATCTTTAACCTGCTCCTCAACTTTATAAAAATTGTCTAATAGCCACTCAGATGCTGGAGAAAGTGGTTTTTTCTCCTTTGCGTCTTTACTCATCCGCTTATATACTTTTACTATTGTTTCAAAGTTCTCATCAAGTCTTCTTACAAGTGGCTTAATGGGTAATGGTTCTTCGTATGTGCTATGCTGCCTGGCTAGCTCCTTAGCATGATACTCAAGTTCCTCTTGGCTCAATAGCACATCCTTTAAGCTATCTATATTTAGAAGTTCTAATTCTTTTTTTGCTAAAGACATTTAAATCAACCCCTTTATAAGTCATAACCTGTGTTGCTAAAAAATCAAAGGCATTGTTACCTTTGATTTTTTAACTTAGATTTCACTTTTTCTGTGAACAAATCACACAGTTCTTGAGCGTATTCCTCATTATGCCCTTGTGTGTATATATTAAATACAGGGAGCTCGTGGTCAGGTAGTATTAGTCCCCAACCCCTTTCATCTTTAATGCGAACTCCTTCAAACAACTCTAAATCTTCCTCTTTATTTTCCATTATCAATTCCTTGATAATACGCCCTTTATCCTCCCAATCACAGGGGATCTCTTGTTTTTTGTAGAAATATACGGGAAGCTCGCTAATTAGTTGTGAAAGGGTTATTGTATTATTCACTAAATAGTCTACTATAATCCCTAAGCCCCAAATTGCATTATAGTTTAGGATAAACTGTAAGTAGTTACCTGTAATTTTGTCTTCCTTTAGCATCTCGTTCATGACTGATGCAGGGTTAGACTTTGTTCTAACAACTTGTCTGTTATAAGTTTTCCCTAAGTTCTCAAACACTGTGGGGAATGTATGTGGAGCTATTAGATTAATATCTTCACCTTTCTTAAGTAGTAGTAGTGATACTAAAAAAAAGTAGTTTTCCTTTTCCACTACTCTACCTTTACCATCTACTAATGACAAACTTTCTCCATTACCTTGCATCAATGCTCCAAAGGAATATTTTCCTTCCCACACCCTTGCTCTAATTCTATCTAAAGAGGGTTTCGAGGTTATTTCCACATCCACCTTACAGCCTATACTTTTTAATAACGCTGTGGCTAATTCTAACTCTTGTTGGGAAGAAGAAGTTAAAAAAATCTTTGGACTGTTTTTTTTGATTTGGTTAATATCTTGTAATAGTTTTTTACATTCTTCTCCATAGAAATAAGATAGATTGTCTACTTCTATTACATCTTTTATATCTTCTACACTACATCTGTTTATCCCCTCTGTACAAAGGGTGTTTTCTATGTCTCTTTCCACATTTTTAGGTATATTGGCACCTTTATTATTTAGAAATTCAATGTTGACCCTATTATTACTTGTGGGATCTTTTTTTACATGTATACCACCTAGTGCATTATAATACCTAATGGCAAAGCGGGACATGGGTAGAAGACAGTTGTTCACCTTTATTGGCCTTGTACCCGTGGATTGAACACCTGCTATTAGTGCATTTTTTATAAGGCATGTGCCTTTACTTTCATCGCCGCTTATTATAAGAGCCCCTTCATCTTTAAAGATACTAGCAAATGCTGCGCCAAGTTTTGTAGCGAATTCTGGTGTTATATCAGTATTTAAGTCACCTGAAATATTTCTTACACCAAATACATTTTTCTTAGCAGATGTACCCCAAATCAAGTTTTGAGTAAGTGTAGCATTTTTTTCCACTGTCTTTTGTGGCCAAATTTTTATATCTTGCTTGATGGTAGAATTGTCTTTTATTATTGAACCTTCACCTATAACAGAGTTTTCGTAAAGTTTTACCTTCGACCCAATAGTTACCTTGCTACAAATTACAGTTCCCCTGGCCTCACTTAGGCTTCCAAAAGTACAGTTATTCCAAAGAGTTGTATTTTTTAGTGAGGCACTTGGCCCAATTTTACAGTCATTTCCTATAACTGTAAAAGGCCCTATACTGGAATTTTCATTTATAACACAGTTCTTTCCAATATAAACAGGTGGTATGAGCTTTGCATTATTTGAGACTAGTGTCCCTTCATCAATCCAAACACCTTTTTCTATTTCTTTGACTCCCATTGGTAAATTAACCTTTTGAGATAACAAGTCAAACTGAGTTTGCTTATAAGGTTCTAGGGCACCTATATCACACCAGTAGTCATCTGTAACATATCCGTACATTGGTATCTTATCATTTAAAAGTCTTGGAAAAAGGTCTTTGCTGAAGTCAAAATTTTCACCTTTAGTGTAATACTCCATAACCTCTGGCTCTAATATATAAATCCCTGTATTTATGGTATTGCTGAATACTTCACCCCAGCTTGGTTTCTCCAAAAACCTTATTACCTTACCATTGTCATCAGTTATAACAACTCCGTATTCTAAGGGGACCTTTTCCTTTCTTAGAACAAGGGTAGCTTTTGAGTTATTAAATTGATGAAACTTAATGGCAGCATCTAAGTCCAAGTCTGTCAATGCATCACCACTTATAACTATAAAAGTTTCATCTAGGAAATCACCGGTGTTTCGCACACTACCTGCAGTGCCCAGGGGTACATCCTCAATAAAATAGTTTAGATTTACCCCCCATTTTTTTCCTGTTTCAAAATAGCCTTCTATATTTTCTGGAAGATAAGCCATTGTGACAGCTATATCTGTGATTTCGTGTCTTTTTAATAAATTAATACCGTGCTCCATTACTGGTTTATTAATTATAGGCACCATTGGTTTTGGTAAACCACATGTCAAAGGTCTTAACCTAGTACCTTTACCTCCCGCCATTATTACAGCTTTTATGACAATCACTCCTAACCTTTATTTTTCTCATATGGTTATTTTGTGAAAAAATGGATTATCTCATTCATTTTTTTATTGTACCCCCAAAAAAAGCATGGGCCCTTTGGAATTGGCCCATGCTTTTTTATTCGTAAACTGGACGATCTTCTATCCAGTCTCCCTCCCATACTAAGTTTCCGTTTTGATACCAACTACCACGCCCGTGACGTTTGCCTTGCCTAAATTCTCCTTCGTATATGAGATTTCCATTTTCATTATAAAGAAGGCCTAGGCCGTGGAAAAGACCTTCTACAAAATCCCCCTCATAGTTCAGTTCACCGTTATCAAAGTACAACGCTCCTACACCGTAGTACTTACCATCAACGTGTTCACCTTGATACTTTATTCTTCCCCCTTGGGTGAATTGGGTGCCATAACCGTTAAAATTATTATTTCTCCAGTAACCTTCATACCAAAGTTCGCCATTTTCGAAGTACCACTTGCCTTCTCCTTCAGGGGTTCCGTTTACAAATTGACCTTCATATCTTAAACTTCCATCATCCCTAAAGCTTCTACCTTGTCCATGTTGGTTACCATTTAAAAATTCACCTTCGTAAGATAGATTACCTTGGTTGAACAGCTTACCTTCACCTTGAGGCTGTCCCTCTACAAATTCCCCTTCATACTTTAACTCACCATCTTCAGAAAATAGTTTTCCAAAACCATGATATTCACCACTTTGAATACCACCCTCGTATTGCAAAGTACCATTATCATAATATATCTTCTGCTCACCACATCCCCCTTGTACGAATATCAAAAAAAATACTAATATTAGCATCGTTATTTTAGATAGGTTTATTTTTTTCATATTGCAGCCCCTCCTATTTCATTTTGTTTATTCTATTATATTATAACATATGGGGAAAATGCTATTTTTTTACCGGTTTTGTACAAATCCCATATTCCCCCCGAAAAACCATCAGCGTCAAATCCCCTACAACTCAATAAGGGCATTTGCATCTAATAAAGTTAGAAAAATCATGGATTTTAAATCCATGACCTATCCCCAAAACTTATCTAGTTTTTCTGTCAACTGCTTTGAATTTGATATATATTCTAGGCTCTGCCAATGGGTAGGAAACAGCTTGCGATAGCGAAAATCCCCATACCTCTTATCCATTAGTAGTATGACTCCTTCATCATTTTCTGTACGTATAACCCTTCCCACACCTTGTAAAACCTTGTTGAAACCAGGGTACATATATGAATAATCAAACCCCCTATGTCCGTGGCTAAAGTGATCCATGATAAGATCCCTTTCTAAACACATCTGCGGCAATCCCACCCCAACTATGGCAGCTCCGATAAGTCTTCTGCCCACTAAGTCAATTCCTTCTGAGAAAATACCTCCAAGGACTCCGAAAGCTAAAAAATGTTTTTCATCTTGGGATTGGAAAAGTTCTAAAAATTCCTCCCTCATTTGCTCTCCCATTTCACCTTTTGTATAGCAGTTTCAATATCAGGGTAGCTTTCTATAAACAAATCGTACACTCGATTCATAAAGGCGTAGGATGGGAAAAAAGCGAAATAATTGCCTTTCTTGCTATTTATAAAGTTATATAGATTTTCTGATATCTTTAAATAGTTATCTTCCCTATCTTTATAATAGGTGGAGATAGTTTTATCTACTATAACTTTCATGTTATTTTTATCAAATGGGGAAGAAAGCCCTAAGATATAATCGTCTTCATTTCCGCCTAATAGATCTTTATAGTACTCTGTAGGGTTTAAAGTTGCAGAAAAAAATACAGTACCTGATGCCCTGTCAATGGCTTCCTTTAATAGTTCTGTGGGGTTTAGGCAAAACATCTTGATTTTCATGTCTGAACCCAATACTTCCCAATAAGTAACATGATTTTTAGAGTAGTACTCACTTATCTTGATGAATTGATATACTTTAAAAAATAAATCTAACAACAAACTATTTTCCTCTTCATTTTCCATAAGATACTTTTCCGTAACCGTTAGAAATCCATGCAACATAGGATATAGTTCTTTAGGCTCTTCCTTTTGAGTATAATTTTCCTTTTCTCCACAATTGTTCTTTAACTCTAAAAAGTAGGAATTTATTTTATTTAAAGCCTTAATTATCCCTTTGTCCTTCTTATCTAATGATTTTTTGACATCTAAGAAGTTTCTTTTGAATAATTCCGCCGAAAACATTTCCCTGGCTCTATCCACAAGGTTGTGTGCTTCATCAACTAAAAAAACGTAGTTTTTATCATTGTCTTGAAAGAAGCGTTTTAAGTAGACCCTAGGATCGAAGGCATAATTGTAGTCACATATAACTAGGTCTGCCCAAATAGCAACATCTAATCCATACTCAAAGGGGCAAACCTTATGCAAAATGGCATACTTTTGAATTATATCCCGTGTTATAATGCTCTCTTTTTCTAGAATTTGCAAAATTGCGTCATTGACTCTATCGAAGTGTCCCTTAGCATAGGGGCAGTAATCAGGGTTACACTTAGTTTCATCCATAAAGCATATCTTATCCTTTGCAGTTAAGGTTATGGACTTTAACTTTAAACCCTTATGAGACATTTTGTCCACAGCTTCTTCTGCCACCTGCCGAGTAATGGTTTTTGCTGTAAGATAAAATATTTTCTCAACTCTATCTTCTCCCATGGCTTTAACTGTTGGAAAAAGTGTTGAGATGGTTTTACCGATACCAGTAGGTGCTTGAAAATAGCCTTTTTTACCATCTTTAATAGTTTTATAAACAGCTACTGCAAGCTCCCTTTGGCCTTTTCTATAGGTTTGAAATGGGAATTGTGCAGCTGCAATGGAGCTATTTCTAATTACCTGCCATTTTGACATCAGCTCAACCCACTGGGAGTATTTACCTATCAGGTCGTAAAGAAAGTTTTTTAGTTCTTCTTTACTATGTGTTTGTATTATTTTTTTTGTTTCACCTGTGTCGATATTGTAGTAGGTTAACTGTAGGTCTACACCACTTAATCCCTGGACATGACAGTAAATGTAACCGTAACATTTTACTTGGCCCCAATGTAAAGGATTATCACCTTTAACGTCATCAAGATCTCTAGTGGTTGATTTTATTTCATCTACAATTATCCTGTCACCTTCAAGTAGTATGCCATCAGCTCTACCTTCTAAGGATATTTGGAAGTCTTTATAGGCAGTATTATATTTTAAGGTAACCTCTGGTGTGTAGTTTTCTTTATAAGATTTCTGCACTTTTTGATGAGCCCGGGTTCCTTCCACTGCCCTAACTGAACTTCCTATAGCCTTCGTGTCTAAATCTCCAGCTCTACCCACAAATTCTACAAGATTACGTATGGATATTTTTATTTCCCTATTACTCATATTAAGACCCACTTTACTTTTTCTTAACCTTTATTTTAGCAGAAATCCTATCTTTTTGTTCATCTGTTTTTTTCCTTAATTCTCAATTGTAGTATCTAGGGTCAATGTATCTGGAAACTCCCTTAATTCCACAAAAGTACCGAAAATTTATTTAAAGTCCACGTGCTTACTTATATACAAGCTATTCCCACTGTATTTAAACTGAAATATCAACTCATCTACATATTCCGCCCAACGGTCCACCCTTTTACTTCCCGATAAATTTTCATTTTCTATTTTATAATTAGCTTCTGATATTAAATCTAAGAGAGCTTTAGTATCATGGGAAATTGCGTACATCTCATCAATCATTGACTGGGGTATATTATTGTTATTTCCATTGAATAATACGCTATTTATATGCCAAATTAACTGTGAATTGAATCTATAAAAAGATTTCTGTTTATCCCAGTTATAGTCAAAAAGTATTCTTTCATAGCTGGCCATGGAAAAAGTTACGGCTTGCACTTCCTCTAGCTTTTGAATTTTCGTTTCATGGCTATGTTGGTCCCAATCTGTCATAAGGTCATCGATACTTAGCACAAGTGCCTCCATATCTTCTATTATTCTACTTGTTACATAACTATGGTTTTTATCTATAATGAGCATGATCTGCTCTCTAGAGTAGAGCATGTAAGCATTTATTCCCAGTGTACAAAATAACAAAATTATTAATGATGTCATAATAACTTTAAATTTCTCATGAAACATTTTTTTCTCAATGCTAATTCCTATGTAATTGAGTACTAAGAATAAAAGGATTGCTGGGATTATATAGTATAACATCTATTATCCCTCCCTTTTTATTGATAAATATTTTTCGTGTATTTCCCTAAGCATTTCAGGTGTAACAGTTCTACCAGCGGAAATGGTTTCTCCCAGTGGAGAAAATACTTCCTTTATCTTCTTAAATTCCCCTTGAACATATTCAATAGACGTTATATCATTGTAGTCTAATTTTGAAGTTATTACTTGCCACTTATAGGAAAGATCTGCAGAAAAATTACTAAAGTCTAGGGATTGGTAGTCTTTATTGGTATTTATATAGTATTGATTTAAA comes from Alkalicella caledoniensis and encodes:
- a CDS encoding sugar phosphate nucleotidyltransferase encodes the protein MAGGKGTRLRPLTCGLPKPMVPIINKPVMEHGINLLKRHEITDIAVTMAYLPENIEGYFETGKKWGVNLNYFIEDVPLGTAGSVRNTGDFLDETFIVISGDALTDLDLDAAIKFHQFNNSKATLVLRKEKVPLEYGVVITDDNGKVIRFLEKPSWGEVFSNTINTGIYILEPEVMEYYTKGENFDFSKDLFPRLLNDKIPMYGYVTDDYWCDIGALEPYKQTQFDLLSQKVNLPMGVKEIEKGVWIDEGTLVSNNAKLIPPVYIGKNCVINENSSIGPFTVIGNDCKIGPSASLKNTTLWNNCTFGSLSEARGTVICSKVTIGSKVKLYENSVIGEGSIIKDNSTIKQDIKIWPQKTVEKNATLTQNLIWGTSAKKNVFGVRNISGDLNTDITPEFATKLGAAFASIFKDEGALIISGDESKGTCLIKNALIAGVQSTGTRPIKVNNCLLPMSRFAIRYYNALGGIHVKKDPTSNNRVNIEFLNNKGANIPKNVERDIENTLCTEGINRCSVEDIKDVIEVDNLSYFYGEECKKLLQDINQIKKNSPKIFLTSSSQQELELATALLKSIGCKVDVEITSKPSLDRIRARVWEGKYSFGALMQGNGESLSLVDGKGRVVEKENYFFLVSLLLLKKGEDINLIAPHTFPTVFENLGKTYNRQVVRTKSNPASVMNEMLKEDKITGNYLQFILNYNAIWGLGIIVDYLVNNTITLSQLISELPVYFYKKQEIPCDWEDKGRIIKELIMENKEEDLELFEGVRIKDERGWGLILPDHELPVFNIYTQGHNEEYAQELCDLFTEKVKSKLKNQR
- a CDS encoding helicase C-terminal domain-containing protein, whose amino-acid sequence is MGEQMREEFLELFQSQDEKHFLAFGVLGGIFSEGIDLVGRRLIGAAIVGVGLPQMCLERDLIMDHFSHGHRGFDYSYMYPGFNKVLQGVGRVIRTENDEGVILLMDKRYGDFRYRKLFPTHWQSLEYISNSKQLTEKLDKFWG
- a CDS encoding ATP-dependent DNA helicase → MSNREIKISIRNLVEFVGRAGDLDTKAIGSSVRAVEGTRAHQKVQKSYKENYTPEVTLKYNTAYKDFQISLEGRADGILLEGDRIIVDEIKSTTRDLDDVKGDNPLHWGQVKCYGYIYCHVQGLSGVDLQLTYYNIDTGETKKIIQTHSKEELKNFLYDLIGKYSQWVELMSKWQVIRNSSIAAAQFPFQTYRKGQRELAVAVYKTIKDGKKGYFQAPTGIGKTISTLFPTVKAMGEDRVEKIFYLTAKTITRQVAEEAVDKMSHKGLKLKSITLTAKDKICFMDETKCNPDYCPYAKGHFDRVNDAILQILEKESIITRDIIQKYAILHKVCPFEYGLDVAIWADLVICDYNYAFDPRVYLKRFFQDNDKNYVFLVDEAHNLVDRAREMFSAELFKRNFLDVKKSLDKKDKGIIKALNKINSYFLELKNNCGEKENYTQKEEPKELYPMLHGFLTVTEKYLMENEEENSLLLDLFFKVYQFIKISEYYSKNHVTYWEVLGSDMKIKMFCLNPTELLKEAIDRASGTVFFSATLNPTEYYKDLLGGNEDDYILGLSSPFDKNNMKVIVDKTISTYYKDREDNYLKISENLYNFINSKKGNYFAFFPSYAFMNRVYDLFIESYPDIETAIQKVKWESK